The sequence atttgttttgcttcttctttttattcttcTGTGGTATCTGTTTCTCAATAAACACCAAGTCAAATTTATTGTATGTGAaaatttaattaacatttttgtttgtgatcCTTTCATTAGGGACAAGTttactgaaaaaataatcatcttAAAAGGCTTTTAGTCTGAGAAGATACACTGCATTTCTACATGAGCTAGTTAGTCAGTTAGACCCTGTTCACATGAAAACCTTCGTTTTTAAATAGTTTCATGTGCAGacggcaacatttggaaaaaagcTGCATACACACGAGACTCCAGGAAACAACAAAAACGTTGCAGTATGCATGCCGggccagtagttggcagtgtgTTTTTGCATTGAACCGAAACACATACATTCATGTAGACCTTTCCTACTCGCTCATGGCAATAGAAGGTACACGCTTACATCACTTATAGTGTGACCAGACTGCTCTGTCGGGATGAGTGGCAAAACAGTCTGAAACACCGCTGGCTGCTCTATAGACAGATAAAAACAGGGGAGAACAGACTAAAATCAGcttaaattataattatttggACTCAGTAAAGATCCATACCATGTCTTAAAGACACAGTGGACTGTGGACATCCATGTTCATAAAATGAGTTCCTGACATTTACATGGATCTGATTTCAAGCGCAagaagcagagcctgaaggctcacagcAGCCCTGTTCATCAGtaatggatgtgaaactgaattaatgcCAGGcgtctctttgttttttggtgaTTCATTGACTTCATTTTACTCTGTAAAGATTCCTCTTTTGTCAAATCGGTTGACAATACTTCAGGGATGTTACAGATTTGATTTTAAACCCCagtaaacttttatttcattcttaACAACAGCAGAGATCAGAGGAGATCAACAAACTGAAAATTAAGCTCAGAAGCTTTGGCAAAGTCAGGACGAGTTTATTCAGAAAGTAAAGCCAATAGATGTGTTTGGAACCTGGGTTTTTACTCATCTGAAACGTTTGGGCTGTGAAAGTTAGTTTTAAATTTCCTCAGCCTATTTCAGTTGCTCTGTgctcacttttttatttttattttttacatagaAAACTGGAAAGTTTCCCTCAGGGATATTTtgctgaaatgtgttttcatcagtcttaaacatgaaaagaaaatcTGAATCCTTGTTTGATGAAAGCCTCTGCAGATGTCAGATGTTTCCTCAGACGAACATTGAGTTTCCATCCTCAGATTTTCCTGCAGAATAcaacaaacagaagaaaatgaaaactttgACACAGATTTCTAATTATCTAAGATGTTTACTCTTTTTAATGCTCTCTGTGCTCTGCTTTGTAATAACTTTACAGTTCAGAGACATAACGGGGATTTGCAGGTACCAGGATCTACGCAAGTGTACGAGTACTTCAAGTACTTCCGGGTCCCGGGGCAGGGATTGGAGAAGACGAGGTTTGAGGCTCGAACCGAGCAAACGTGTTTACCATCACAtctgaaaatgaaagcaaaaaacattacagaaataataataataataataataataatgataataataatgataataataataataataataataataatgataataataataatgataataataatgataataataataatgataataataataataataataataataataataatacattacCAAATTTgtctgctttcttttttcttttttttttttttttgtcttttttgcatttttcatatCTGTCAAGCTTATTGATATAAGATaaccaaaatgcagttttaaaatgattatttcattcattaaggtaaaaaatgacacccaaacctacctggtcctatgtgaaaaagttacCCACCCTTGTCAAACCACAAATTAACTCTGATTAACCACATATTTTTTCTTACAGTTGAGTTCATTTTAACTAGGCGGACCCAGACCTGATCTCtcccagacctgctgaatccagaaatccctcaaatagaacctgtctgacaaagtgaggTAGGCTGAAGACATCATGGTgtcatctaaagaaattcaagcacaGATGGGAAACAAATTTGTTGccatccatcagtctggaaagggttacaaagtcTCTCTAAGGCATTGGGCCTTCAGTGAACCACAgagagagccattatccacaaatgaggaaaacttgggacagtggtgaaccttcccatgAGTGGCTAGTCTGCCACATTTACTCCAAGAGCTCAACAACGACTCATCCAAGagatcacaaaagaacccagaataacgtttaagacctgcaggcctcactgactcagttttCCTTTAACAAacgaaatcatcatttaaaaactgcattttgtgtttactcagattatctttgtttgatgatatgaaacattAAAGTTAAGGACAACATCTCTACCAGCTCAGCAGAAGTTTTACGACCAGGTGTAAAATGGTTTTAAACATCTGTCATTAGTATTACATGTTAACATGACACATGGCAGCTCTCACCTGTCGGCCATCACCTGCAGAGTGTTGGACAGTCTACAGGTGGTGCTGGGCGGCTGTCTGCGAGGGGCGCGGTACCTGCACACCCTCTTACTGGTTCTGCCATAGTTAGCCATCAACACTTTAATCACCTTAGTCCCTGAGAGTGGATggcaacaaacaaacagcagaacACGTGACAACAAAATTACAATTCGATCAATTATCCAAGAAAATGAGATTCATTAAGAATCGATAAAAACCAACCACAGTGAAGTGTCGTCCTCCTTTTCTGACAGACGTAATGGATTCCTGAATAAACAAACTAATATTTTAGTTCTGTACTACATTATTTTCCTTCTAGATCAAACGtgcacaaagaaacacaaacaggcACGTACTTCCAGCCTCACAGGTGTATGTGGTCTCCATCCAAGCACACCTGGTCAAGCACGGTTTGGCTGCATGACACGAATCCATCCGGACTCTACACCTGTGATGACCGTTACATCTGACAGAGAGaggcaaaaacaataaaagctctaaatctaaatttatgatagaattaaaagaaataaaaggataGCAGACAGTGGAAATGAAACAGaacttttaaaagtcatgatgaTGAAAACCATGTTTCTATCTGACAGTGATTATCATTCCTAAATGTTAACTAGAAAGTGGCTTCTTAGAAGTActtagaaggtgattggacagcACACAGCAGAGCGTGATATGAATAAAACTTAACgctgtggctctttgctctggTCTAAGTCTGATTAAACCGCTGCTTTTCTACAGttacatccgagctaatcactaccTGCTTGCAGTACACTCCCTGTACTGATCACAAACTCAGAGCAAAGCTCAGCAGAAAAGTCAAAACCTCTTTTCCATCACAAGCTTCCACTGTGgctcttaaaggtgcagtgtgtaatatttagcctagtagcatttagtaaaacaaacaaacttggttaaatgaaacatgatgtctataggtaggtctatcctaattagtgtttatctacctgaaaaaaaaagtgtttttttttattaactcagaataagcaatctattcatacatggggagggtcccctccacggacgctgccatcttgaatttttgcattttgcatgtttctaagGCGCCACAGAAGCgaacagtggaatttaaaaaaaaaaaaaaaaaaagtgtaactGTTATTTGGTCGCTGCTGTGGGGCCATAGAAACatccaaaatgcaaaaattcaagatggcgGTGTCCGTGGAGGGGACACACTCAAGAAtaagattaaaacaagaaaaaaattgagTTGAAGGAGAAAGATCAGACTCCTTTAATAAaattttggtttttgtttttgtgacaaaaatgagagaggaaaaacaaacaaacaaacaaacaaacaaacaaacaaaaaacccagcTATATGTATATCTCCATaggtccccagtttggctgggctccagaaagctctcccctttatccacACGGCCCTGTAAGCAGCCATGTAGACGTCCATACTATCATTGAATATTTAGATTAGGGCTGTCATGATGTCAGATATTCACTTCACGATTATCGTGGgcaaaaatgtcacaataatgatattatcacgatatcaataaaaattaaaattataatgggacaattaatcaaatttatctttaactttatttatgttgtgttttctcTTCTGGCggatgaattacactcaaaatacctgtctaaggagtcactgcagctgctgtgtcattgtggagggtcagtgtttgtgtgtgaggaggaaAGGGAGCAGTTGTTGGGGTGCTACGGGAAGGGTGAGAGGAGTGttcaagtggcactggatcatttacatgatattatcatacgcacatttttaacatgatattgaaattttattttttaataccacgatTATCGTCAATACCGGTATACCGCGACAGCCCTAATTTAGATGGAATGAGAGAAAGAGTCACATAATCTGTCGATCAAAACTAAACTTTTATTTCAGGGTTCTTGTTTGTCttgtttaatttgttgttttattctttttaccTCTTCTTGACGATGTTGAGGACAGGAGTCTGTGAGCAGAGCGGAGCTTCCAGATGTTTTGGTGGAACTCCGCTGACGCAAACCTCAGTCTCTCTGTGACTCACCGCCACATTCTGCACAACAATCAAACCACGGTCTGAAGGAATGCCAAACATGAAAACGAATAAagagaggacaggtgagtttcATCACAGTAGATAATCTCCTTTAAAAAAGCTGCTCCTGAGCTGTAGCcatacatgcatccatccatatgTTGAACgctccatccatctatccatctatccatccatccatccatagaaccatccatccatccatccatccatagaaccatccatccatccatccatccatagaaccatccatccatccatccatccatagaaccatccatccatccatagaaccatccatccatccatccatctatccatagaacaatccatccaaccatccatctatccatccatccatagaaccatccatccatccatccatccataaaaccatccatccatccatccatcgaactatccatccatccatccatccatagaaccatccatccatccatccatagaaccatctatccatccatccatccatccatccatccatccatctatccatccatccatagaaccatccatccatccatccatccatccaactatccatccatagaaccatccatccatccatccatctatccatccatccatccatccatccatccaaccatccatccatccatccatccatccatccatccatagaaccatccatccatccatccatcgaactatccatccatccattcatagaaccatccatccaaccatccatccatccatccatagaaccatccatccatccatctatctatcatccatcaaaccatccatctatccatctatcatccatccattcatccatctatccatccaacaaaccatccatccatccatccatagaaccatccatccatccatccatccatccatccatctatctatctatccatccatcaaaccctccatccatccatccatctatcatccatccatccatctatccatccatccatgaaggTCAGGCTAACCAAACCTCCTTTAAATGAATCCTTCACCATCATGTTCCAGTTCCTCCTGGGTTTTTTTCCAAGGCAGATGGGACATATTTTCCCTttcagtgagttctgggtctacccagAGTTTTCCTCCAAGTCTCCTCCGTCCAAGGctcccaggaggcatcctaattaGATGTCCAAACCGCTAgtactgatttcttttgatgcAAATGAGCAGCAGCTCCACTTCCAGCTCCCATTCGATAATGTTCCCTCTCACCTTACCTCAGTGATCAGCCCTCCTCTGGGGAAAACTCATCTGCATCTCTGACCTCTTCCTATCAGTCACAGCCCAAAGCTAATGACCACAAATGAGGACTGGAATGAGGATTGACTGATAAACTGAAACCTTTGCCTTCCAGCgaagctccctcttcaccataaCAGTGAGATACAACACCAGTGATAATGCTGATGCAGCACAGATCCTTCTGTTAATTCTTCTGTTTACATCCATTGCCTACCTTCTCTCTCATGAAAAAGACCCAGAGAAACCCTTCATTAAGTGCAAAGACTCACTGGAAAGCGAAATCTATTATAaggcaacattagctatcaaaCCAGTGGGTAAAATAATCTTGAATTCTTGTGAATAATGTTTAAACGTCTTACAGCAGTTCAGCCTCTGTGCCGGGTCCTGAAGGTCACAGGTCAGCACCTTCTCTGGAATACACAGCAGAGGTCACATTTAAATCATCATTCAGTTTgataacaaacaaacactgaagaGTGGGAGAAGTTTTTAACAGTCTCAAAGCAAACATCAGGAGTCACCCGAGGCTGTGGGAGACTGTTTACCTTGTGTGGACATTTTACTGCAGCAGAACACGGTGAGCACTGAAAATAGACGCACAGGTCAGAGATACTAGCAGACGCTGCAGAACAGAAAGTACAAACAGTGAAGATAAAATCTACATGAACCAAGTCTGAGGACGagctgtcagagagagagacattaGAGAGAGTTTAATCCACAGCTCTGTAACTTCAGCCCTCAATCAGGTCTGTTAGAGAAATTTCATGTTTGACTGCAGAATCAGTGTGCTGATACAAGGTGTGAATTGTCGGGGGAGGATTTCCCCCCTTCTGGTTTTGATTCCCCCCCTCTGATGATAAATTTTCATCCCCAGGGGAATACatttgtccctgaatgcatcctACTGTGTGGTCTGATCTCAGCATTCACTGTGTGAGTGAAATCCTGATGACACACAATCAAAACTGTAACTGAGATCGATGAGGGAACGGAGTTGATAAAACTTTGAGAAGTTTTCAGACTTTTACCTGTTGAGACTTGAGTTTCTCCTCATGTAGGTTGTTCTCTGTCCTTCATGGATCATCTGATCATGAGCTCAGAGAAGTTTAAACAGGAAAAATGCCCTGATGTtttagtgcaggggtgtcaaactcaatcaca comes from Cheilinus undulatus linkage group 16, ASM1832078v1, whole genome shotgun sequence and encodes:
- the LOC121523437 gene encoding uncharacterized protein LOC121523437: MAFIRRLSTVFVLTVFCCSKMSTQEKVLTCDLQDPAQRLNCYRGLIVVQNVAVSHRETEVCVSGVPPKHLEAPLCSQTPVLNIVKKRCNGHHRCRVRMDSCHAAKPCLTRCAWMETTYTCEAGRIHYVCQKRRTTLHCGTKVIKVLMANYGRTSKRVCRYRAPRRQPPSTTCRLSNTLQVMADRCDGKHVCSVRASNLVFSNPCPGTRKYLKYSYTCVDPEQPAVFQTVLPLIPTEQSGHTISDELEIKPTYTACNQAQNSLAVDGSGAHPCRPQCGGGAIMIWGALSFNDTMELQVAQECQTAAGYVEMLQRASLMTDGPRLCGQVCWFLYRSGLLMAIQAHAPSLQLPFQLRPPHGTQSPLVSKPAHRALGTQYVESWISVPGFLGTSALDTWSYQQYPKTSWRENVTIQASQDYSKARRT